In Sander vitreus isolate 19-12246 chromosome 12, sanVit1, whole genome shotgun sequence, the following proteins share a genomic window:
- the rc3h1b gene encoding roquin-1 isoform X3 — translation MPVQAPQWTEFLLCPICTQTFEETVRRPISLGCGHTVCKMCLNKLHRKACPFDQTAISTDIEQLPVNTALLQLVGGQVPKAQPVALITSPEDSQHYEEARQCVEELALYLKPLSNTRGVGLSSTAQSMLSRPMQRKLVTLVHCQLVEEEGRVRAMRAARSLGERTVTELILQHQNPQQLSSNLWAAVRARGCQFLGPAMQEEALKLVLLALEDGSALSRKVLVLFVVQRLEPRFPQASKTSIGHVVQLLYRASCFKVTKRDEDSSLMQLKEEFRTYEALRREHDSQIVQIAMEGGLRIAPDQWSSLLYGDQSHKSHMQSIIDKLQTPASFAQSVQELTIALQRTGDPANLNRLRPHLELLANIDPSPDAPPPTWEQLEKGLVAVKTVVHGLVDFIQNHSKKGADPQQPPQHSKYKTYMCRDMKQKGGCPRGASCTFAHSQEELEKYRKMNKRLAARLPGSGGLMPDEGLPLDVAVTRKPSPLTNGSGGHSLPQLIARGTDTVSYELLRKPMKMDGGSPSAPGSPPDGMDPGLPKPGMPLPPHAMAHQRMPVDHLSGVKHMPVVARGSPVYTQPPHPEMCYDTRPPPSASQYDPPQYPTGYPYQQQPQYVPRDYMRNPPPPSESGPPYQDPYPGYGPPERPYQAPHSGPPFSYPHPPHHDRGRHGTYTGPPPPPQPYPSQRDGLVRMSPAPLDMPPPSSGQANSLYHQEPSARDRYPPDGYYTQNAQPPPMRAYGRRPSYSGSQPSLDYLHRRRQELLSQLEERKVISPPPFAASPVSHPFPSDYPPEYGEESSKNMVKCREPDYAGQYSPWSCETIGSYIGTKDAKPKDVMVPGTMDMMNAEAKGLREPSLEAPRRGAEVKDDDPIIPFGPQPTVSRFGAISRTSKMGYQTAGPVQAMASTPQNPSSKHMAMSAEYTYGSHGGWGGASYPSHQTASSSQGHFSERLPMAAPDREQLKIELQQVNQQINQQTQMRSMEENQVAHDVQQYKMKTAENGQPEHKTQLEEISLALGEVSNGSSSLQESAVGGSMLSLTNKTSAMSLCSDPGATGSEMQKNGVVHSCS, via the exons ATGCCAGTGCAAGCACCACAATGGACAGAGTTCCTGCTGTGCCCCATCTGCACACAGACATTTGAGGAGACTGTTCGCCGGCCCATCAGCTTGGGCTGTGGACATACTGTCTGCAAGATGTGCCTGAACAAGTTGCACCGTAAGGCCTGTCCCTTTGACCAGACAGCCATCAGCACAGACATCGAGCAGCTACCTGTCAACACAGCCCTGTTGCAGCTGGTGGGAGGCCAG GTTCCTAAGGCTCAGCCAGTTGCCTTGATTACCAGTCCAGAGGACTCGCAGCATTATGAGGAGGCCCGGCAGTGTGTGGAGGAGCTGGCCCTCTACCTCAAACCTCTCAGCAACACCAGAG GTGTGGGCCTGAGCAGCACGGCCCAGAGCATGCTGAGTCGACCCATGCAGAGGAAATTGGTAACTCTGGTCCACTGCCAGCTGGTTGAGGAGGAGGGTCGCGTTAGAGCCATGAGAGCTGCCCGCTCTCTGGGTGAGCGAACCGTCACCGAACTCATCTTGCAGCACCAGAATCCACAGCAGCTCTCCTCCAATCTGTGGGCCGCTGTGCGTGCACGAGGATGTCAGTTTCTTGGCCCAG CCATGCAGGAGGAAGCTCTAAAGTTGGTTCTTCTTGCTCTAGAGGATGGCTCTGCTCTGTCCAGGAAGGTGTTGGTTCTCTTTGTGGTCCAGAGACTTGAGCCACGCTTCCCTCAGGCTTCTAAGACTAGCATAGGCCATGTGGTGCAGCTCCTCTACAGGGCCTCCTGCTTCAAG GTGACCAAACGTGATGAAGATTCATCCCTGATGCAGCTGAAAGAGGAGTTCCGTACTTACGAGGCTCTGCGGCGCGAGCATGACTCTCAGATAGTTCAGATTGCCATGGAGGGTGGGCTGCGCATCGCACCTGACCAGTGGTCTTCTCTGTTATATGGAGATCAGTCTCACAAGTCACACATGCAGTCTATCATAGATAAG CTGCAGACCCCGGCGTCTTTTGCTCAGAGTGTCCAGGAGCTGACGATTGCCCTGCAGAGGACCGGAGACCCAGCCAACCTCAACAGGCTGCGGCCCCACCTGGAACTACTGGCCAACATTGATCCCAGTCCTG ATGCTCCCCCTCCCACATGGGAGCAGCTTGAGAAAGGGTTGGTAGCAGTGAAAACAGTGGTGCATGGCCTGGTGGACTTCATCCAGAACCACAGCAAGAAAGGAGCTGACCCTCAACAG CCTCCTCAGCACAGCAAGTATAAGACATACATGTGTCGTGACATGAAGCAGAAGGGAGGCTGTCCTCGAGGAGCCAGCTGCACCTTTGCTCATTCTCAGGAAGAACTGGAGAA GTATCGTAAAATGAATAAGCGTCTGGCAGCGCGCCTTCCTGGCTCAGGAGGGCTCATGCCAGATGAGGGCCTTCCTCTCGATGTAGCAGTGACCCGGAAGCCTTCACCCCTCACCAACGGTAGTGGTGGACACTCTTTGCCCCAACTCATTGCCCGTGGCACCGACACAGTCTCATATGAACTGTTGCGTAAACCCATGAAGATGGACGGAGGGAGTCCCAGTGCCCCAGGATCACCACCTGATGG TATGGACCCTGGGCTACCCAAACCTGGTATGCCTCTGCCACCTCATGCCATGGCCCACCAAAGGATGCCAGTGGACCACCTCTCTGGGGTGAAGCACATGCCTGTGGTAGCCAGGGGTTCACCAGTGTATACCCAGCCACCGCACCCTGAGATGTGCTATGACACCCGCCCACCACCTTCTGCTTCTCAGTATGATCCCCCACAATACCCCACAG GGTACCCCTACCAACAGCAACCACAGTATGTCCCCCGGGATTACATGCGTAACCCTCCTCCCCCCAGTGAGTCAGGACCCCCTTACCAGGACCCCTACCCTGGCTACGGCCCTCCAGAGCGCCCCTACCAGGCCCCTCACTCTGGTCCACCTTTCTCTTACCCTCATCCTCCACACCATGACCGAGGTCGCCACGGGACCTACACTGGCCCACCACCTCCCCCACAGCCTTACCCATCTCAGAGGGATGGCCTGGTCAGAATGAGTCCCGCACCTCTGGATATGCCCCCACCATCATCAGGACAGGCTAACTCCCTTTATCACCAGGAGCCCAGTGCCCGTGATAGATACCCTCCAGATGGCTACTATACACAGAATGCTCAGCCTCCACCCATGAGGGCTTATGGCAGG AGACCATCATATAGTGGTTCACAGCCCAGCCTGGACTACCTGCACCGACGTCGGCAGGAGCTGTTATCCCAGCTGGAGGAAAGGAAGGTCATCTCCCCTCCACCATTCGCTGCCTCCCCCGTTTCTCATCCCTTCCCCAGCGACTACCCTCCAGAG TATGGTGAGGAGAGCTCCAAAAACATGGTGAAATGCAGAGAGCCTGACTATGCAGGGCAGTACTCTCCCTGGTCTTGTGAAACCATTGGCTCCTACATTGGCACAAAGGATGCCAAACCCAAAGACGTTATGGTTCCTGGTACCATGGACATGATG AATGCCGAGGCTAAGGGTCTGAGGGAACCGTCGCTGGAGGCTCCTCGGAGGGGTGCGGAAGTCAAAGACGATGACCCTATTATCCCATTTGGCCCCCAGCCTACTGTGTCGCGCTTCGGTGCCATCTCCCGCACCTCAAAGATGGGCTACCAGACCGCAGGCCCTGTGCAGGCTATGGCCTCCACGCCCCAGAACCCAAGCTCTAAACATATGGCCATGTCGG CAGAATACACATATGGGAGCCATGGAGGATGGGGTGGAGCTTCATACCCCTCCCACCAGACTGCCTCCTCCTCTCAGGGACATTTCAGTGAACG CCTACCTATGGCAGCCCCAGACAGAGAACAGTTAAAGATTGAGCTGCAACAGGTCAACCAGCAGATCAACCAACAGACCCAAATGCGAAGCATGGAG GAAAACCAAGTAGCCCATGATGTACAGCAGTACAAGATGAAGACAGCAGAGAATGGACAACCAGAGCACAAAACTCAGCTGGAAGAAATCTCCCTGGCTCTTGG CGAGGTGTCAAATGGCTCCAGCAGTCTGCAAGAAAGTGCAGTGGGCGGGTCCATGCTGTCACTGACCAATAAGACGTCTGCGATGAGCCTGTGCTCTGATCCAGGTGCCACTGGGTCAGAAATGCAGAAGAATGGCGTCGTCCATTCCTGCTCTTag
- the rc3h1b gene encoding roquin-1 isoform X1, whose protein sequence is MPVQAPQWTEFLLCPICTQTFEETVRRPISLGCGHTVCKMCLNKLHRKACPFDQTAISTDIEQLPVNTALLQLVGGQVPKAQPVALITSPEDSQHYEEARQCVEELALYLKPLSNTRGVGLSSTAQSMLSRPMQRKLVTLVHCQLVEEEGRVRAMRAARSLGERTVTELILQHQNPQQLSSNLWAAVRARGCQFLGPAMQEEALKLVLLALEDGSALSRKVLVLFVVQRLEPRFPQASKTSIGHVVQLLYRASCFKVTKRDEDSSLMQLKEEFRTYEALRREHDSQIVQIAMEGGLRIAPDQWSSLLYGDQSHKSHMQSIIDKLQTPASFAQSVQELTIALQRTGDPANLNRLRPHLELLANIDPSPDAPPPTWEQLEKGLVAVKTVVHGLVDFIQNHSKKGADPQQPPQHSKYKTYMCRDMKQKGGCPRGASCTFAHSQEELEKYRKMNKRLAARLPGSGGLMPDEGLPLDVAVTRKPSPLTNGSGGHSLPQLIARGTDTVSYELLRKPMKMDGGSPSAPGSPPDGMDPGLPKPGMPLPPHAMAHQRMPVDHLSGVKHMPVVARGSPVYTQPPHPEMCYDTRPPPSASQYDPPQYPTGYPYQQQPQYVPRDYMRNPPPPSESGPPYQDPYPGYGPPERPYQAPHSGPPFSYPHPPHHDRGRHGTYTGPPPPPQPYPSQRDGLVRMSPAPLDMPPPSSGQANSLYHQEPSARDRYPPDGYYTQNAQPPPMRAYGRRPSYSGSQPSLDYLHRRRQELLSQLEERKVISPPPFAASPVSHPFPSDYPPEYGEESSKNMVKCREPDYAGQYSPWSCETIGSYIGTKDAKPKDVMVPGTMDMMNAEAKGLREPSLEAPRRGAEVKDDDPIIPFGPQPTVSRFGAISRTSKMGYQTAGPVQAMASTPQNPSSKHMAMSAEYTYGSHGGWGGASYPSHQTASSSQGHFSERLPMAAPDREQLKIELQQVNQQINQQTQMRSMEAASNSLLLQREASALAGQPGQPSQSQVSVAQQQAKWPAGGASTTAVSSEQLSMELHQVEREIGKRTREMALENQVAHDVQQYKMKTAENGQPEHKTQLEEISLALGEVSNGSSSLQESAVGGSMLSLTNKTSAMSLCSDPGATGSEMQKNGVVHSCS, encoded by the exons ATGCCAGTGCAAGCACCACAATGGACAGAGTTCCTGCTGTGCCCCATCTGCACACAGACATTTGAGGAGACTGTTCGCCGGCCCATCAGCTTGGGCTGTGGACATACTGTCTGCAAGATGTGCCTGAACAAGTTGCACCGTAAGGCCTGTCCCTTTGACCAGACAGCCATCAGCACAGACATCGAGCAGCTACCTGTCAACACAGCCCTGTTGCAGCTGGTGGGAGGCCAG GTTCCTAAGGCTCAGCCAGTTGCCTTGATTACCAGTCCAGAGGACTCGCAGCATTATGAGGAGGCCCGGCAGTGTGTGGAGGAGCTGGCCCTCTACCTCAAACCTCTCAGCAACACCAGAG GTGTGGGCCTGAGCAGCACGGCCCAGAGCATGCTGAGTCGACCCATGCAGAGGAAATTGGTAACTCTGGTCCACTGCCAGCTGGTTGAGGAGGAGGGTCGCGTTAGAGCCATGAGAGCTGCCCGCTCTCTGGGTGAGCGAACCGTCACCGAACTCATCTTGCAGCACCAGAATCCACAGCAGCTCTCCTCCAATCTGTGGGCCGCTGTGCGTGCACGAGGATGTCAGTTTCTTGGCCCAG CCATGCAGGAGGAAGCTCTAAAGTTGGTTCTTCTTGCTCTAGAGGATGGCTCTGCTCTGTCCAGGAAGGTGTTGGTTCTCTTTGTGGTCCAGAGACTTGAGCCACGCTTCCCTCAGGCTTCTAAGACTAGCATAGGCCATGTGGTGCAGCTCCTCTACAGGGCCTCCTGCTTCAAG GTGACCAAACGTGATGAAGATTCATCCCTGATGCAGCTGAAAGAGGAGTTCCGTACTTACGAGGCTCTGCGGCGCGAGCATGACTCTCAGATAGTTCAGATTGCCATGGAGGGTGGGCTGCGCATCGCACCTGACCAGTGGTCTTCTCTGTTATATGGAGATCAGTCTCACAAGTCACACATGCAGTCTATCATAGATAAG CTGCAGACCCCGGCGTCTTTTGCTCAGAGTGTCCAGGAGCTGACGATTGCCCTGCAGAGGACCGGAGACCCAGCCAACCTCAACAGGCTGCGGCCCCACCTGGAACTACTGGCCAACATTGATCCCAGTCCTG ATGCTCCCCCTCCCACATGGGAGCAGCTTGAGAAAGGGTTGGTAGCAGTGAAAACAGTGGTGCATGGCCTGGTGGACTTCATCCAGAACCACAGCAAGAAAGGAGCTGACCCTCAACAG CCTCCTCAGCACAGCAAGTATAAGACATACATGTGTCGTGACATGAAGCAGAAGGGAGGCTGTCCTCGAGGAGCCAGCTGCACCTTTGCTCATTCTCAGGAAGAACTGGAGAA GTATCGTAAAATGAATAAGCGTCTGGCAGCGCGCCTTCCTGGCTCAGGAGGGCTCATGCCAGATGAGGGCCTTCCTCTCGATGTAGCAGTGACCCGGAAGCCTTCACCCCTCACCAACGGTAGTGGTGGACACTCTTTGCCCCAACTCATTGCCCGTGGCACCGACACAGTCTCATATGAACTGTTGCGTAAACCCATGAAGATGGACGGAGGGAGTCCCAGTGCCCCAGGATCACCACCTGATGG TATGGACCCTGGGCTACCCAAACCTGGTATGCCTCTGCCACCTCATGCCATGGCCCACCAAAGGATGCCAGTGGACCACCTCTCTGGGGTGAAGCACATGCCTGTGGTAGCCAGGGGTTCACCAGTGTATACCCAGCCACCGCACCCTGAGATGTGCTATGACACCCGCCCACCACCTTCTGCTTCTCAGTATGATCCCCCACAATACCCCACAG GGTACCCCTACCAACAGCAACCACAGTATGTCCCCCGGGATTACATGCGTAACCCTCCTCCCCCCAGTGAGTCAGGACCCCCTTACCAGGACCCCTACCCTGGCTACGGCCCTCCAGAGCGCCCCTACCAGGCCCCTCACTCTGGTCCACCTTTCTCTTACCCTCATCCTCCACACCATGACCGAGGTCGCCACGGGACCTACACTGGCCCACCACCTCCCCCACAGCCTTACCCATCTCAGAGGGATGGCCTGGTCAGAATGAGTCCCGCACCTCTGGATATGCCCCCACCATCATCAGGACAGGCTAACTCCCTTTATCACCAGGAGCCCAGTGCCCGTGATAGATACCCTCCAGATGGCTACTATACACAGAATGCTCAGCCTCCACCCATGAGGGCTTATGGCAGG AGACCATCATATAGTGGTTCACAGCCCAGCCTGGACTACCTGCACCGACGTCGGCAGGAGCTGTTATCCCAGCTGGAGGAAAGGAAGGTCATCTCCCCTCCACCATTCGCTGCCTCCCCCGTTTCTCATCCCTTCCCCAGCGACTACCCTCCAGAG TATGGTGAGGAGAGCTCCAAAAACATGGTGAAATGCAGAGAGCCTGACTATGCAGGGCAGTACTCTCCCTGGTCTTGTGAAACCATTGGCTCCTACATTGGCACAAAGGATGCCAAACCCAAAGACGTTATGGTTCCTGGTACCATGGACATGATG AATGCCGAGGCTAAGGGTCTGAGGGAACCGTCGCTGGAGGCTCCTCGGAGGGGTGCGGAAGTCAAAGACGATGACCCTATTATCCCATTTGGCCCCCAGCCTACTGTGTCGCGCTTCGGTGCCATCTCCCGCACCTCAAAGATGGGCTACCAGACCGCAGGCCCTGTGCAGGCTATGGCCTCCACGCCCCAGAACCCAAGCTCTAAACATATGGCCATGTCGG CAGAATACACATATGGGAGCCATGGAGGATGGGGTGGAGCTTCATACCCCTCCCACCAGACTGCCTCCTCCTCTCAGGGACATTTCAGTGAACG CCTACCTATGGCAGCCCCAGACAGAGAACAGTTAAAGATTGAGCTGCAACAGGTCAACCAGCAGATCAACCAACAGACCCAAATGCGAAGCATGGAG GCTGCCAGTAACTCTTTGCTGCTGCAGAGGGAGGCCAGTGCATTGGCAGGCCAGCCTGGGCAGCCCAGCCAGAGCCAGGTGTCAGTAGCTCAGCAGCAGGCCAAGTGGCCAGCAGGGGGAGCAAGTACAACAGCAGTCTCCAGTGAACAGCTAAGCATGGAGCTCCaccaggtggagagagagattggCAAGAGGACCCGTGAGATGGCTTTG GAAAACCAAGTAGCCCATGATGTACAGCAGTACAAGATGAAGACAGCAGAGAATGGACAACCAGAGCACAAAACTCAGCTGGAAGAAATCTCCCTGGCTCTTGG CGAGGTGTCAAATGGCTCCAGCAGTCTGCAAGAAAGTGCAGTGGGCGGGTCCATGCTGTCACTGACCAATAAGACGTCTGCGATGAGCCTGTGCTCTGATCCAGGTGCCACTGGGTCAGAAATGCAGAAGAATGGCGTCGTCCATTCCTGCTCTTag
- the rc3h1b gene encoding roquin-1 isoform X2: MPVQAPQWTEFLLCPICTQTFEETVRRPISLGCGHTVCKMCLNKLHRKACPFDQTAISTDIEQLPVNTALLQLVGGQVPKAQPVALITSPEDSQHYEEARQCVEELALYLKPLSNTRGVGLSSTAQSMLSRPMQRKLVTLVHCQLVEEEGRVRAMRAARSLGERTVTELILQHQNPQQLSSNLWAAVRARGCQFLGPAMQEEALKLVLLALEDGSALSRKVLVLFVVQRLEPRFPQASKTSIGHVVQLLYRASCFKVTKRDEDSSLMQLKEEFRTYEALRREHDSQIVQIAMEGGLRIAPDQWSSLLYGDQSHKSHMQSIIDKLQTPASFAQSVQELTIALQRTGDPANLNRLRPHLELLANIDPSPDAPPPTWEQLEKGLVAVKTVVHGLVDFIQNHSKKGADPQQPPQHSKYKTYMCRDMKQKGGCPRGASCTFAHSQEELEKYRKMNKRLAARLPGSGGLMPDEGLPLDVAVTRKPSPLTNGSGGHSLPQLIARGTDTVSYELLRKPMKMDGGSPSAPGSPPDGMDPGLPKPGMPLPPHAMAHQRMPVDHLSGVKHMPVVARGSPVYTQPPHPEMCYDTRPPPSASQYDPPQYPTGYPYQQQPQYVPRDYMRNPPPPSESGPPYQDPYPGYGPPERPYQAPHSGPPFSYPHPPHHDRGRHGTYTGPPPPPQPYPSQRDGLVRMSPAPLDMPPPSSGQANSLYHQEPSARDRYPPDGYYTQNAQPPPMRAYGRRPSYSGSQPSLDYLHRRRQELLSQLEERKVISPPPFAASPVSHPFPSDYPPEYGEESSKNMVKCREPDYAGQYSPWSCETIGSYIGTKDAKPKDVMVPGTMDMMNAEAKGLREPSLEAPRRGAEVKDDDPIIPFGPQPTVSRFGAISRTSKMGYQTAGPVQAMASTPQNPSSKHMAMSEYTYGSHGGWGGASYPSHQTASSSQGHFSERLPMAAPDREQLKIELQQVNQQINQQTQMRSMEAASNSLLLQREASALAGQPGQPSQSQVSVAQQQAKWPAGGASTTAVSSEQLSMELHQVEREIGKRTREMALENQVAHDVQQYKMKTAENGQPEHKTQLEEISLALGEVSNGSSSLQESAVGGSMLSLTNKTSAMSLCSDPGATGSEMQKNGVVHSCS, encoded by the exons ATGCCAGTGCAAGCACCACAATGGACAGAGTTCCTGCTGTGCCCCATCTGCACACAGACATTTGAGGAGACTGTTCGCCGGCCCATCAGCTTGGGCTGTGGACATACTGTCTGCAAGATGTGCCTGAACAAGTTGCACCGTAAGGCCTGTCCCTTTGACCAGACAGCCATCAGCACAGACATCGAGCAGCTACCTGTCAACACAGCCCTGTTGCAGCTGGTGGGAGGCCAG GTTCCTAAGGCTCAGCCAGTTGCCTTGATTACCAGTCCAGAGGACTCGCAGCATTATGAGGAGGCCCGGCAGTGTGTGGAGGAGCTGGCCCTCTACCTCAAACCTCTCAGCAACACCAGAG GTGTGGGCCTGAGCAGCACGGCCCAGAGCATGCTGAGTCGACCCATGCAGAGGAAATTGGTAACTCTGGTCCACTGCCAGCTGGTTGAGGAGGAGGGTCGCGTTAGAGCCATGAGAGCTGCCCGCTCTCTGGGTGAGCGAACCGTCACCGAACTCATCTTGCAGCACCAGAATCCACAGCAGCTCTCCTCCAATCTGTGGGCCGCTGTGCGTGCACGAGGATGTCAGTTTCTTGGCCCAG CCATGCAGGAGGAAGCTCTAAAGTTGGTTCTTCTTGCTCTAGAGGATGGCTCTGCTCTGTCCAGGAAGGTGTTGGTTCTCTTTGTGGTCCAGAGACTTGAGCCACGCTTCCCTCAGGCTTCTAAGACTAGCATAGGCCATGTGGTGCAGCTCCTCTACAGGGCCTCCTGCTTCAAG GTGACCAAACGTGATGAAGATTCATCCCTGATGCAGCTGAAAGAGGAGTTCCGTACTTACGAGGCTCTGCGGCGCGAGCATGACTCTCAGATAGTTCAGATTGCCATGGAGGGTGGGCTGCGCATCGCACCTGACCAGTGGTCTTCTCTGTTATATGGAGATCAGTCTCACAAGTCACACATGCAGTCTATCATAGATAAG CTGCAGACCCCGGCGTCTTTTGCTCAGAGTGTCCAGGAGCTGACGATTGCCCTGCAGAGGACCGGAGACCCAGCCAACCTCAACAGGCTGCGGCCCCACCTGGAACTACTGGCCAACATTGATCCCAGTCCTG ATGCTCCCCCTCCCACATGGGAGCAGCTTGAGAAAGGGTTGGTAGCAGTGAAAACAGTGGTGCATGGCCTGGTGGACTTCATCCAGAACCACAGCAAGAAAGGAGCTGACCCTCAACAG CCTCCTCAGCACAGCAAGTATAAGACATACATGTGTCGTGACATGAAGCAGAAGGGAGGCTGTCCTCGAGGAGCCAGCTGCACCTTTGCTCATTCTCAGGAAGAACTGGAGAA GTATCGTAAAATGAATAAGCGTCTGGCAGCGCGCCTTCCTGGCTCAGGAGGGCTCATGCCAGATGAGGGCCTTCCTCTCGATGTAGCAGTGACCCGGAAGCCTTCACCCCTCACCAACGGTAGTGGTGGACACTCTTTGCCCCAACTCATTGCCCGTGGCACCGACACAGTCTCATATGAACTGTTGCGTAAACCCATGAAGATGGACGGAGGGAGTCCCAGTGCCCCAGGATCACCACCTGATGG TATGGACCCTGGGCTACCCAAACCTGGTATGCCTCTGCCACCTCATGCCATGGCCCACCAAAGGATGCCAGTGGACCACCTCTCTGGGGTGAAGCACATGCCTGTGGTAGCCAGGGGTTCACCAGTGTATACCCAGCCACCGCACCCTGAGATGTGCTATGACACCCGCCCACCACCTTCTGCTTCTCAGTATGATCCCCCACAATACCCCACAG GGTACCCCTACCAACAGCAACCACAGTATGTCCCCCGGGATTACATGCGTAACCCTCCTCCCCCCAGTGAGTCAGGACCCCCTTACCAGGACCCCTACCCTGGCTACGGCCCTCCAGAGCGCCCCTACCAGGCCCCTCACTCTGGTCCACCTTTCTCTTACCCTCATCCTCCACACCATGACCGAGGTCGCCACGGGACCTACACTGGCCCACCACCTCCCCCACAGCCTTACCCATCTCAGAGGGATGGCCTGGTCAGAATGAGTCCCGCACCTCTGGATATGCCCCCACCATCATCAGGACAGGCTAACTCCCTTTATCACCAGGAGCCCAGTGCCCGTGATAGATACCCTCCAGATGGCTACTATACACAGAATGCTCAGCCTCCACCCATGAGGGCTTATGGCAGG AGACCATCATATAGTGGTTCACAGCCCAGCCTGGACTACCTGCACCGACGTCGGCAGGAGCTGTTATCCCAGCTGGAGGAAAGGAAGGTCATCTCCCCTCCACCATTCGCTGCCTCCCCCGTTTCTCATCCCTTCCCCAGCGACTACCCTCCAGAG TATGGTGAGGAGAGCTCCAAAAACATGGTGAAATGCAGAGAGCCTGACTATGCAGGGCAGTACTCTCCCTGGTCTTGTGAAACCATTGGCTCCTACATTGGCACAAAGGATGCCAAACCCAAAGACGTTATGGTTCCTGGTACCATGGACATGATG AATGCCGAGGCTAAGGGTCTGAGGGAACCGTCGCTGGAGGCTCCTCGGAGGGGTGCGGAAGTCAAAGACGATGACCCTATTATCCCATTTGGCCCCCAGCCTACTGTGTCGCGCTTCGGTGCCATCTCCCGCACCTCAAAGATGGGCTACCAGACCGCAGGCCCTGTGCAGGCTATGGCCTCCACGCCCCAGAACCCAAGCTCTAAACATATGGCCATGTCGG AATACACATATGGGAGCCATGGAGGATGGGGTGGAGCTTCATACCCCTCCCACCAGACTGCCTCCTCCTCTCAGGGACATTTCAGTGAACG CCTACCTATGGCAGCCCCAGACAGAGAACAGTTAAAGATTGAGCTGCAACAGGTCAACCAGCAGATCAACCAACAGACCCAAATGCGAAGCATGGAG GCTGCCAGTAACTCTTTGCTGCTGCAGAGGGAGGCCAGTGCATTGGCAGGCCAGCCTGGGCAGCCCAGCCAGAGCCAGGTGTCAGTAGCTCAGCAGCAGGCCAAGTGGCCAGCAGGGGGAGCAAGTACAACAGCAGTCTCCAGTGAACAGCTAAGCATGGAGCTCCaccaggtggagagagagattggCAAGAGGACCCGTGAGATGGCTTTG GAAAACCAAGTAGCCCATGATGTACAGCAGTACAAGATGAAGACAGCAGAGAATGGACAACCAGAGCACAAAACTCAGCTGGAAGAAATCTCCCTGGCTCTTGG CGAGGTGTCAAATGGCTCCAGCAGTCTGCAAGAAAGTGCAGTGGGCGGGTCCATGCTGTCACTGACCAATAAGACGTCTGCGATGAGCCTGTGCTCTGATCCAGGTGCCACTGGGTCAGAAATGCAGAAGAATGGCGTCGTCCATTCCTGCTCTTag